A region of Streptomyces paludis DNA encodes the following proteins:
- a CDS encoding GntR family transcriptional regulator yields the protein MSTITHKREEVGVSQKVSPRGTFLKIADAVKSQIEANPEMTELPSVANLMSAHGISRGVALRAFGALREAGIAEPVAGGRWRVLRGSDDADRRPLADRIAEIFVTDELKVGVPFPSASALSERFGVARPTVAKVLNKFEAAGLLSESRQGKPRTVRALPDREERPEP from the coding sequence TTGTCCACGATCACGCACAAGAGAGAGGAAGTGGGTGTGTCGCAGAAGGTCAGCCCTCGGGGAACTTTTCTAAAAATTGCCGATGCGGTGAAGTCTCAGATCGAAGCGAATCCAGAAATGACCGAGCTTCCGTCTGTCGCGAACCTCATGAGTGCCCACGGGATCTCCCGTGGGGTGGCGCTCAGGGCCTTTGGAGCTCTCAGGGAAGCAGGTATCGCAGAGCCAGTGGCTGGGGGCCGCTGGCGCGTGCTCAGAGGTTCCGACGACGCCGACCGCCGGCCGTTGGCCGATCGGATCGCTGAGATCTTCGTGACCGACGAACTGAAGGTGGGCGTGCCGTTCCCGAGCGCGTCCGCGCTGAGCGAGCGCTTCGGCGTAGCGCGCCCCACGGTGGCGAAGGTGCTGAACAAGTTCGAAGCCGCGGGTCTGCTGTCGGAGTCCCGGCAGGGGAAGCCGCGAACCGTGCGGGCTCTGCCCGACCGAGAGGAGCGTCCCGAACCTTGA
- a CDS encoding DUF2637 domain-containing protein — MSENIGRRDVPPLTRPEQALMGLAAVAAAGVGALGFASSFSAVSEAAARWDFAAPWMLPIGIDIAIPVFTVAHLLLVRMDMALAWVRFVPWVLTGVTCWLNIAAGTSVSAKVAHGTMPLLWVVFSEIIAHVYAVRIGAVTGKRMEKIRRSRWLLAFPSTFALWRRMTLWEITSYGDALARERERQLARADLRERHGRRWRSKTPRRERVLLKLGELTPTTPVTDQDETPRSTVNQSGSDLRESTPTLEAPTAGLPAAESAEPAPAVESLPTAGPAPVVESTGPMESADETAVVEPAVPAESAPVKPVAVAAPARRRATGRVPQSARTSRPVRTREQLLTEARTATAGWQESELTGEAIRKAVRTSSANGRILRDALRIERGTADTAAEATAA, encoded by the coding sequence ATGAGCGAGAACATCGGACGGCGGGATGTTCCGCCGCTGACCCGGCCCGAACAGGCGCTGATGGGGCTGGCCGCTGTGGCGGCGGCCGGGGTCGGTGCGCTGGGGTTCGCGTCGTCGTTCAGCGCGGTTTCGGAGGCGGCGGCGCGGTGGGATTTCGCGGCGCCGTGGATGCTGCCGATCGGTATCGACATTGCGATCCCCGTGTTCACCGTGGCCCACCTGTTGTTGGTGCGGATGGACATGGCGTTGGCGTGGGTGCGGTTCGTGCCGTGGGTGCTCACCGGGGTGACGTGCTGGCTGAACATCGCGGCCGGTACGTCGGTGTCCGCGAAGGTGGCGCACGGGACGATGCCGCTGCTGTGGGTGGTGTTCTCCGAGATCATCGCGCACGTCTACGCGGTGAGGATCGGCGCGGTCACGGGCAAGCGGATGGAGAAGATCCGCCGCTCGCGTTGGCTGCTGGCGTTCCCCTCGACGTTCGCGTTGTGGCGCCGGATGACGCTGTGGGAGATCACCTCGTACGGCGACGCGTTGGCCCGTGAGCGGGAGCGGCAGTTGGCGCGGGCGGACCTGCGCGAGCGGCATGGTCGACGCTGGCGGTCGAAGACTCCCCGCCGCGAACGCGTCCTGTTGAAGCTCGGAGAACTCACCCCGACCACCCCGGTCACAGACCAGGATGAAACACCACGGTCTACCGTAAATCAGTCGGGGTCTGACCTGCGAGAGTCGACCCCCACCCTCGAAGCACCGACGGCCGGACTCCCGGCCGCCGAGTCGGCCGAACCGGCCCCAGCAGTCGAGTCGCTCCCGACGGCCGGTCCGGCACCGGTAGTCGAGTCCACCGGCCCGATGGAGTCGGCGGACGAGACGGCGGTGGTCGAGCCTGCCGTGCCCGCCGAGTCGGCCCCGGTGAAGCCGGTCGCTGTGGCGGCGCCCGCCCGCCGTCGGGCGACCGGCCGCGTACCTCAGTCGGCTCGTACGTCCCGGCCGGTCCGCACCCGCGAACAGCTCCTCACCGAGGCGCGGACCGCGACGGCGGGTTGGCAGGAGAGCGAGTTGACGGGTGAGGCGATCCGTAAGGCGGTCCGTACGTCGTCGGCCAACGGCCGGATCCTGCGCGACGCGCTGCGCATCGAACGCGGCACGGCGGACACCGCTGCTGAGGCGACGGCCGCCTGA
- a CDS encoding transcriptional regulator, which translates to MHASVFAAVFIALWVGHSVGDHWVQTSHQSCTKGLPGWRGRLAAARHVATLTATKAALLAPVAVLLGLDLSVTGVALGLLVDAVSHGWADRRSTLAWLARVTGQSEFYSLGTGAHPAHPVTAEGKPSAHLGTGAYALDQSFHHVWLLVAALIIATV; encoded by the coding sequence GTGCACGCTTCAGTCTTCGCCGCCGTGTTCATCGCTTTATGGGTCGGGCACTCGGTGGGTGACCACTGGGTCCAGACCTCTCACCAGTCCTGCACGAAGGGACTGCCCGGCTGGAGGGGCCGCCTCGCCGCCGCCCGCCATGTCGCCACCCTCACCGCCACCAAAGCCGCCTTGCTCGCCCCGGTCGCCGTACTGCTGGGACTGGACCTGTCCGTGACGGGTGTGGCTCTCGGTCTGCTGGTCGACGCCGTATCGCACGGGTGGGCGGATCGCCGGTCCACCCTCGCGTGGCTGGCCAGGGTCACCGGCCAGAGCGAGTTCTACTCGCTCGGCACCGGCGCGCACCCCGCGCACCCGGTCACCGCTGAGGGCAAGCCGTCCGCGCATCTGGGGACCGGCGCCTACGCCCTTGACCAGTCCTTTCACCATGTGTGGCTGCTGGTCGCCGCGCTCATCATCGCGACCGTCTGA
- a CDS encoding bifunctional DNA primase/polymerase — MSARRDHLRTALELATAGVPVLPLRAGKVPFGNCRTCADLACGGRPHMLTPGKCGCPRPCHAWAAATTDPRVLTSPAWAGAWREAQAIAYHPGGAGVTVVDLDNAAAVAWARQTLPATRTVPTTRGEHWIYQGTTRSANAVRDGVDIKSTMSYAQWRGPGAGTMTALPDVVRALVVKKPSPARPAPRAVAVAAPAGGGECRHRTPAYLERGITMAEQRITGAAAGVHATVYRTFLAVLSTHGRCGCLTDTHITRLFTAAQGMGESGRHCNDAWTNALSALGM; from the coding sequence ATGAGCGCCCGTCGCGACCACCTTCGCACCGCGCTGGAACTGGCCACGGCCGGTGTGCCGGTGCTACCGCTGCGGGCCGGGAAGGTGCCGTTCGGCAACTGCCGTACATGCGCGGACCTCGCGTGCGGCGGGCGCCCCCACATGCTGACCCCGGGCAAGTGCGGGTGCCCCCGCCCTTGCCACGCATGGGCCGCCGCCACCACCGACCCGCGCGTCCTCACCTCCCCCGCATGGGCCGGAGCGTGGCGCGAGGCTCAGGCCATCGCCTACCACCCCGGCGGCGCCGGAGTGACCGTCGTAGACCTCGACAACGCGGCGGCCGTCGCATGGGCACGTCAAACCCTCCCCGCCACCCGGACCGTCCCGACCACACGCGGCGAGCACTGGATCTACCAGGGCACCACGCGCTCCGCGAACGCCGTACGTGACGGTGTCGACATCAAGTCCACGATGTCCTACGCACAGTGGCGCGGCCCCGGCGCTGGCACCATGACCGCCCTGCCCGACGTCGTGCGTGCCCTGGTCGTCAAGAAGCCGTCCCCGGCCCGGCCCGCGCCGCGCGCCGTCGCCGTGGCCGCGCCGGCCGGTGGCGGGGAATGCCGACACCGTACGCCCGCCTACCTGGAACGCGGCATCACCATGGCCGAGCAGCGCATCACCGGGGCGGCGGCCGGGGTCCACGCCACCGTGTACCGGACGTTCCTCGCCGTCCTGTCCACGCACGGCCGGTGCGGCTGCCTCACCGACACCCACATCACCCGGTTGTTCACCGCCGCACAGGGCATGGGCGAGAGCGGCCGGCACTGCAACGACGCGTGGACCAATGCCCTTTCCGCGCTGGGGATGTGA
- a CDS encoding ATP-binding protein, which produces MSEDEKTPAREVITDYAQSHFRYFRTADGTVYAQKNGHPVARPIRSQGTTGSHRQELMVGMFKDGVGVFNGTALKEALDLIEALALIETTQAVHIRVAPGFDGATWLDLGRSDGQSVRIHPTGWEVTVPDPREVCWRRTQLTGELPLPAKDTDGKGIDLLMRLCNFATAETECLAIAWLIGCLGPGVPVPAPFLTGPQGAGKSTGGRMLVRIVEGMSGDLRRAPKDEENLIAAVAAGWVTALDNLSHMTPDLSDAMCCIVTGAESVKRALFTDGDVHRARYRRPLLLTGIDVGVIRPDLAERLLPLRLERPRVRRTEAELWAEYAEVLPVVLGSLLDLTVKVRAADAETPTDLRMADFAHLCAQLDAATGLGALNAYRASLDDLNDDVIEGDLLAQTVLQHAATMAPGGEQRKTSTEWLHCLSRLYNGDELRPLPKGWPTTGKVLSDRLKRLQPTLAARGVLIDSGRTREGRYLEMTRQGAPPPPEQAKAF; this is translated from the coding sequence ATGTCCGAGGACGAGAAGACCCCGGCGCGTGAGGTCATCACCGACTACGCGCAGTCCCACTTCCGGTACTTTCGCACCGCCGACGGCACCGTCTACGCGCAGAAGAACGGCCACCCCGTCGCGCGTCCGATCCGCTCCCAGGGCACAACGGGCAGCCACCGCCAGGAACTCATGGTCGGCATGTTCAAGGACGGTGTCGGCGTGTTCAACGGCACCGCGCTCAAGGAAGCGCTGGACCTGATCGAGGCCCTGGCGTTGATCGAGACCACTCAGGCCGTGCACATCCGCGTCGCCCCCGGGTTCGACGGGGCGACATGGCTGGACCTGGGCCGCTCCGATGGGCAGTCCGTCCGTATCCACCCCACGGGGTGGGAGGTCACGGTTCCGGACCCGCGTGAGGTGTGCTGGCGGCGCACCCAGCTCACCGGGGAACTCCCGCTGCCGGCCAAGGACACTGACGGCAAGGGCATCGACCTGCTGATGCGGCTGTGCAACTTCGCCACCGCCGAGACCGAGTGCCTGGCCATTGCCTGGCTGATCGGCTGTCTGGGGCCGGGCGTGCCCGTCCCGGCCCCGTTCCTCACCGGGCCGCAGGGGGCGGGGAAGTCGACCGGCGGGCGGATGCTGGTGCGGATCGTGGAAGGCATGAGCGGCGACCTGCGACGGGCGCCGAAGGATGAGGAGAACCTGATCGCGGCCGTGGCCGCCGGATGGGTCACCGCGCTCGACAACCTCTCCCACATGACCCCTGACCTGTCCGACGCCATGTGCTGCATCGTTACCGGCGCCGAGAGCGTCAAGCGCGCCCTGTTCACCGACGGGGACGTCCACCGCGCCCGATACCGCCGCCCCCTGCTCCTCACCGGCATCGACGTCGGCGTCATCCGCCCCGACCTTGCCGAACGGCTCCTGCCCCTGAGGCTGGAGCGGCCCCGCGTCCGACGGACCGAGGCGGAGTTGTGGGCGGAGTACGCCGAGGTGCTGCCCGTCGTTCTCGGCTCGCTCCTCGACCTCACCGTCAAGGTCCGCGCCGCCGATGCCGAGACACCCACCGATCTGCGCATGGCGGACTTCGCCCACCTGTGCGCGCAACTCGACGCAGCAACCGGCCTCGGAGCGCTCAACGCCTACCGGGCCAGCCTGGACGACCTCAACGACGACGTGATCGAAGGCGACCTCCTCGCGCAAACCGTCCTCCAGCACGCCGCGACCATGGCCCCCGGCGGTGAGCAGCGAAAGACATCCACCGAGTGGCTGCACTGCCTCAGCCGCCTCTACAACGGCGACGAACTCCGCCCCCTGCCTAAAGGATGGCCGACCACGGGCAAGGTGCTCTCAGACCGCCTCAAGCGCCTTCAACCCACCCTCGCGGCCCGGGGCGTCCTCATCGACAGCGGACGCACCCGAGAAGGCCGCTACCTCGAAATGACCCGCCAAGGCGCGCCACCACCGCCCGAACAGGCGAAAGCGTTCTGA
- a CDS encoding HD domain-containing protein, with the protein MSTNELTTWAYPLAESLLAEALPRRWAHSLGVAERARSIAPVLGTDADLMEAAAVLHDIGYSPDVAKTGFHPLDGARYLREVARADERIVCLVAHHSCSWMEAEARGLRHELESEFPRESAHLNDALCYCDMNTTPDGAPTNPVDRVNEIAGRYGADSLIGTFIRRAEPEILASTSRVLVRLASAARQPM; encoded by the coding sequence TTGAGCACGAACGAACTGACCACATGGGCCTACCCGCTCGCAGAGTCTCTCCTTGCCGAGGCACTGCCGCGCCGGTGGGCGCATTCGCTGGGTGTGGCCGAGCGAGCCCGGTCGATCGCCCCGGTCCTCGGCACGGACGCCGACCTCATGGAGGCCGCGGCTGTGCTGCACGACATCGGTTACTCGCCCGACGTCGCCAAGACCGGGTTCCACCCGCTCGACGGCGCGCGCTACCTCCGGGAGGTGGCCCGTGCGGACGAACGGATCGTCTGCCTCGTAGCCCATCACTCCTGCTCATGGATGGAGGCGGAAGCCCGGGGTCTGCGGCATGAGCTGGAGAGCGAGTTCCCGCGCGAGAGCGCGCATCTCAACGACGCGCTCTGCTACTGCGACATGAACACCACCCCGGACGGCGCCCCCACCAATCCCGTGGACCGGGTGAACGAGATCGCCGGGCGGTACGGCGCCGACAGCCTCATCGGTACATTTATCCGGCGCGCCGAGCCTGAGATCCTGGCAAGCACATCCCGGGTGCTCGTACGGCTCGCCAGTGCGGCCCGTCAGCCGATGTAG
- a CDS encoding helix-turn-helix domain-containing protein encodes MSNERLRSALLAQGMTVQDLAEAIDVNPKTVERWITQGKVPYRRHQYATASLLKVDVTTLWNDDRAVDSASDLSKAEIVTVYPHRHMVPAGLWRDIYSRAETHLDVLVYSGLWLSEDPLFHDLLKEKVQASAQVRILLGEPGCAAVEQRGIDEGHRIMDGKIRNALVNYRPLFASHPDIGFRLHDATLYNSLFRSDDEMLVNTHVYGIGAYMAPVLHLRRLPGGGLFDTYANSIEQTWGSARPITDHDITGA; translated from the coding sequence ATGTCCAACGAGCGCTTACGGTCGGCCCTTCTCGCGCAGGGCATGACCGTGCAGGATCTGGCAGAGGCAATCGACGTCAACCCCAAAACGGTTGAGCGCTGGATCACTCAGGGGAAGGTGCCGTACCGGCGGCATCAGTACGCCACCGCGTCCCTGCTCAAGGTCGACGTGACGACCCTGTGGAACGACGACCGCGCGGTCGACAGCGCGTCGGACCTCAGCAAAGCGGAGATCGTCACGGTCTACCCGCACCGGCACATGGTGCCCGCAGGACTGTGGCGGGACATCTACTCGCGCGCCGAAACACACCTTGACGTGCTCGTCTACTCCGGCCTCTGGCTGTCGGAGGATCCCTTGTTTCACGACCTGCTCAAGGAGAAGGTGCAGGCATCGGCCCAGGTCCGCATCCTGCTGGGCGAGCCCGGGTGCGCGGCGGTTGAGCAGCGGGGCATAGATGAGGGCCACCGCATCATGGACGGCAAGATTCGCAACGCCCTGGTGAACTACCGGCCGCTCTTCGCCAGCCACCCCGACATCGGGTTCCGGCTCCATGACGCGACGCTCTACAACTCGCTCTTCCGCTCCGATGACGAGATGCTCGTCAACACCCACGTCTACGGCATCGGCGCGTACATGGCGCCCGTGCTCCACCTGCGACGACTCCCCGGCGGCGGGCTCTTCGACACGTACGCGAATAGCATCGAACAGACCTGGGGAAGCGCACGCCCGATAACCGACCACGACATCACGGGAGCATGA
- a CDS encoding GGDEF domain-containing protein: MSTVLSALAAAAPLAAGWSFHSLRLRRQVDAARRDPLTGLWTRDAFTERAARTLSRGRRGAVYLIDLDRFKEINDTHGHAAGDAVIRATGHRLTEWADIHAATVARLGGDEFAAVSTVHSSTELVWMLDGLTHSLEEPVRYEGHVLTVGASIGAVTHDPAVDGVDLSALLRLADEEMYRAKRTGTPWQIASDHTSGMGTVNGRRAGRTGTHGATGATS, encoded by the coding sequence ATGAGCACGGTCCTTTCCGCGCTGGCCGCTGCCGCGCCGCTCGCGGCCGGATGGTCGTTTCACAGCCTGCGGCTGCGCCGACAGGTCGATGCCGCCCGGCGCGATCCCCTGACCGGGCTGTGGACCCGCGACGCGTTCACCGAGCGCGCCGCCCGGACGCTGTCCCGGGGCCGTCGTGGCGCGGTCTACCTGATCGATCTGGACCGGTTCAAGGAGATCAACGACACCCACGGCCACGCGGCCGGGGACGCGGTCATCCGCGCGACCGGGCACAGGCTGACCGAGTGGGCCGACATCCACGCCGCCACGGTGGCGCGGCTGGGCGGGGATGAGTTCGCCGCCGTCAGCACGGTCCACAGCAGCACCGAACTGGTCTGGATGCTGGACGGGTTGACCCACTCGCTCGAAGAGCCGGTCCGCTACGAGGGACACGTCCTGACGGTGGGGGCGTCCATCGGCGCCGTCACCCATGATCCCGCCGTGGACGGCGTCGACTTGTCGGCGTTGCTGCGGCTCGCGGATGAGGAGATGTACCGGGCCAAGCGCACCGGCACCCCGTGGCAGATCGCATCGGACCACACGTCCGGCATGGGCACGGTCAACGGCCGTCGCGCCGGCCGTACGGGCACGCACGGCGCCACGGGGGCGACGTCATGA
- a CDS encoding NUDIX domain-containing protein: MTSTETETFETIRFTADVVLFAEGRVLLIERGWDPFEGCWALPGGHVDEGETSLVAAARELAEETGITVASADLRQVGTFDAPGRDPRGRYVTVAYAATLPQAVAPAAGDDATAARWWPLSELPPLAFDHGDILANILRSAS, translated from the coding sequence ATGACCTCCACCGAGACCGAGACGTTCGAGACCATCCGTTTCACGGCCGATGTCGTTCTGTTTGCCGAAGGCCGCGTGCTGCTGATCGAGCGCGGGTGGGACCCGTTCGAGGGCTGCTGGGCACTGCCCGGTGGACACGTGGACGAGGGCGAAACCAGCCTGGTCGCCGCCGCCCGCGAGTTGGCCGAGGAGACGGGCATCACCGTGGCTTCCGCCGACCTACGGCAGGTGGGCACCTTCGACGCCCCCGGCCGTGACCCGCGCGGCCGGTACGTCACGGTCGCCTACGCCGCGACCCTGCCCCAGGCCGTTGCGCCGGCGGCCGGTGACGACGCCACCGCCGCCCGCTGGTGGCCCCTGAGCGAGCTGCCCCCGCTGGCGTTCGACCACGGCGACATCCTCGCCAACATCCTGCGATCCGCCTCCTGA
- a CDS encoding cell division protein FtsK produces MNHEDENELFPRLEADMTTPTTNPATDPEAGSGAEVVDLDKARTARAESTPDPADTTPDDADPTQRVMVDGPAPTGPGYLGRLMGARRRALLPAWLRSRAELKTAARWAAGHYGHLAGYHALRSPYYAGRLAFQSPRGAARFVGGSMRWMSDREGEPVRLAAVRREDTAEYLKLSRQRDGRVRLRTLAGVLAMFTGLGAALAIYVLAPGWLQALSVGALVLALGSAGTRADAPVVTRAVELPNAPKLTSDIVLRALGALGIPAINQAQGKGRDGFQFTAPITRDGPGWRAEGNLPYGVTVTDVIERRDKLASGLRRTLGCVWPEAVPEEHTGRLVLWVGDQDMSTAKKPVWPLLKGGSVDLFKPVAFGTDQRGRWVEITLMYIAAVIGAIPRMGKTFLLRLLLLIGALDVRAELHTYDLKGTGDLDPVGERVSHRHRAGDDDEDIEYALADLRELRKELRRRAKMIRSLPRDICPESKVTSELANKPTLGLHPIVIGVDECQVWFEHPKHGAEFEEICTDLVKRGPATGIVLLLATQRPDAKALPTGISANASARFCLKVMGQLENDMVLGTSSYKRGIRATMFSWKDKGIHYFVGEGSDARIVSSVYVDAPTAETIGQRARTLREAAGTLSGHALGEEFEASDTAGDTLLADILAVIGADEAKVWNETVVERLADLRPERYGDWARMSGEEQTAHLTTVLKPYGITAGQVGRRIDGKFVNKRGIKRDDIAAMVAERDGKRDAS; encoded by the coding sequence GTGAATCACGAGGATGAGAACGAGCTGTTCCCGCGGCTCGAAGCCGACATGACCACCCCCACCACCAACCCCGCCACCGACCCTGAGGCGGGTTCGGGTGCTGAGGTGGTCGACCTCGACAAGGCCCGTACCGCCCGCGCCGAGTCGACCCCCGACCCGGCCGACACCACCCCCGACGACGCGGACCCGACCCAGCGCGTGATGGTCGACGGCCCCGCGCCCACCGGGCCCGGCTACCTCGGCAGGCTCATGGGCGCCCGCCGCCGCGCTCTGCTGCCCGCGTGGCTGCGCTCGCGTGCCGAGTTGAAGACGGCGGCGCGGTGGGCGGCCGGGCACTACGGCCACCTCGCCGGATACCACGCGCTCCGCTCCCCCTACTACGCCGGCCGCCTCGCGTTCCAGTCCCCGCGCGGAGCGGCACGGTTCGTGGGTGGGTCGATGCGGTGGATGTCGGACCGTGAGGGCGAGCCCGTACGCCTCGCCGCCGTCCGCCGTGAGGACACTGCCGAGTACCTCAAGCTCTCGCGCCAGCGCGACGGCCGCGTACGGCTGCGGACGCTGGCCGGTGTGCTGGCCATGTTCACCGGGCTGGGGGCCGCGCTCGCCATCTACGTACTCGCCCCGGGCTGGCTGCAAGCCCTGTCCGTCGGCGCGCTGGTACTGGCGCTGGGGTCGGCCGGCACGCGGGCGGACGCACCGGTGGTGACGCGGGCGGTGGAGCTGCCGAACGCGCCGAAGCTCACCAGCGACATCGTGCTTCGCGCACTCGGGGCGCTGGGGATCCCCGCGATCAACCAGGCGCAGGGCAAGGGACGTGACGGGTTCCAGTTCACCGCCCCGATCACGCGCGACGGCCCCGGCTGGCGCGCGGAGGGCAACCTCCCCTACGGCGTCACGGTCACCGACGTCATCGAACGCCGCGACAAACTCGCCTCAGGTCTGCGGCGCACGCTGGGGTGTGTGTGGCCCGAAGCCGTTCCGGAGGAGCACACCGGGCGGCTGGTGTTGTGGGTGGGTGACCAGGACATGTCGACGGCGAAGAAGCCGGTGTGGCCGCTGCTCAAGGGTGGTTCGGTCGACCTGTTCAAGCCCGTAGCGTTCGGCACCGATCAGCGCGGCCGGTGGGTGGAGATCACCCTCATGTACATTGCCGCCGTCATCGGGGCGATCCCCCGCATGGGTAAAACCTTCCTCCTCCGGCTCCTCCTGCTGATCGGCGCGCTGGACGTACGCGCCGAGCTGCACACCTACGACCTGAAAGGGACCGGGGACCTCGACCCGGTGGGTGAGCGGGTCTCCCACCGGCACCGGGCCGGGGACGACGACGAGGACATCGAATACGCGCTCGCCGACCTGCGCGAACTGCGCAAGGAACTGCGCCGCCGCGCGAAGATGATCCGCTCGCTGCCCCGGGACATCTGCCCGGAGTCCAAGGTGACGTCCGAGCTGGCGAACAAGCCGACGCTGGGGCTGCACCCGATCGTGATCGGGGTGGACGAGTGCCAGGTGTGGTTCGAACACCCCAAGCACGGAGCCGAGTTCGAAGAGATCTGCACCGACCTGGTCAAGCGCGGCCCCGCCACCGGCATCGTCCTGCTGCTGGCCACCCAGCGCCCGGACGCCAAGGCACTTCCTACCGGGATCTCCGCGAACGCGTCGGCCCGGTTCTGCCTCAAGGTCATGGGCCAGCTGGAGAACGACATGGTCCTGGGCACGTCGTCGTACAAGCGGGGGATCAGGGCCACGATGTTTTCGTGGAAGGACAAGGGCATCCACTACTTCGTGGGTGAAGGATCCGACGCCCGGATCGTCTCCTCCGTCTACGTCGACGCCCCCACCGCCGAGACCATCGGCCAGCGCGCCCGCACCTTGCGCGAAGCGGCCGGCACCCTCTCCGGCCACGCGCTCGGGGAGGAGTTCGAGGCCAGTGACACGGCCGGGGACACACTCCTTGCCGACATTCTCGCGGTCATCGGCGCGGATGAGGCGAAGGTGTGGAACGAGACCGTGGTGGAGCGCCTCGCGGACCTGCGTCCGGAGCGCTATGGCGACTGGGCACGTATGTCTGGTGAGGAACAGACCGCGCACCTGACCACCGTCCTCAAGCCCTACGGCATCACGGCCGGTCAGGTGGGCCGCCGCATCGACGGAAAGTTCGTCAACAAGCGCGGCATCAAGCGCGACGACATCGCTGCCATGGTTGCGGAACGTGACGGAAAGCGGGACGCGAGCTGA
- a CDS encoding DNA cytosine methyltransferase: MTQPVPIRRVGDRPRLLDLCCGAGGLSMGYHLAGFDVVGVDITPQPNYPFTFHQADALTFPLDGFDLVHASWPCERFARVTAWRGNQDNHPDLLTPGRERLLASGLPWIIENVPEAPLRPDYLLCGSQFGLNVRRHRAFETSWGGGGDLVAPCWHHKNLLPFAHKAERAYADAMGCTWMSSTDARKAVPPAYSEWIGRQFLTHERSIAA, from the coding sequence ATGACTCAACCTGTCCCGATCCGGCGAGTGGGCGACCGGCCGCGCCTGCTGGACCTGTGCTGTGGCGCGGGTGGCCTGTCCATGGGCTATCACCTCGCCGGATTCGACGTCGTGGGCGTCGACATCACCCCGCAGCCCAACTACCCGTTCACCTTCCACCAGGCCGACGCCCTCACCTTCCCCCTCGACGGGTTCGACCTGGTCCACGCGTCCTGGCCGTGCGAGCGCTTCGCCCGCGTCACCGCATGGCGCGGCAACCAGGACAACCACCCCGACCTCCTTACCCCCGGCCGCGAACGCCTCCTGGCGTCCGGACTGCCGTGGATCATCGAGAACGTCCCCGAAGCACCCCTGCGCCCCGACTACCTGCTGTGCGGATCGCAGTTCGGCCTCAACGTCCGCCGGCACCGGGCGTTCGAGACGTCCTGGGGCGGCGGCGGAGACCTGGTCGCACCCTGCTGGCACCACAAGAACCTCCTCCCCTTCGCCCACAAAGCGGAACGCGCCTACGCCGACGCCATGGGCTGCACCTGGATGAGCAGCACCGATGCGCGCAAAGCCGTACCCCCCGCCTACAGCGAATGGATCGGCCGCCAGTTCCTCACCCACGAGAGGAGCATCGCCGCATGA
- a CDS encoding NUDIX domain-containing protein, with the protein MGRIDYLHDPAAPPANSVVPSVVAFVQNEADEVLVIRRSDNGRWALPGGGHDAGESISDTVVREVWEETGIKAEVIDMSGIYTDPGHVMQYDDGEVRQQFSICFRARPVGGEIRTSDETTDVRWVAPADLSEFDIHPTMRLRIDHAMDRARTAPYIG; encoded by the coding sequence ATGGGCCGTATCGACTACCTCCACGATCCCGCCGCGCCGCCGGCCAACTCCGTCGTTCCGTCCGTTGTGGCGTTCGTCCAGAACGAGGCGGATGAGGTGCTGGTGATCCGCCGCTCCGACAACGGCCGTTGGGCGCTTCCGGGCGGTGGCCACGACGCGGGGGAGTCCATCAGCGACACCGTGGTGCGCGAGGTGTGGGAGGAGACCGGGATCAAGGCCGAAGTCATCGACATGTCCGGGATCTACACCGACCCCGGGCACGTCATGCAGTACGACGACGGCGAGGTGCGACAGCAGTTCAGCATCTGCTTCCGGGCCCGGCCGGTCGGCGGTGAGATCCGTACGAGCGACGAAACGACCGACGTCCGGTGGGTCGCGCCGGCGGACCTGTCGGAGTTCGACATCCACCCCACCATGCGCCTGAGGATCGACCACGCGATGGACCGGGCCCGTACGGCGCCCTACATCGGCTGA